In Conger conger chromosome 12, fConCon1.1, whole genome shotgun sequence, one DNA window encodes the following:
- the aif1l gene encoding allograft inflammatory factor 1-like, with amino-acid sequence MPSNQNLQGGKAFGFLKAQQRDRLEEINKEYLEDQKYSDEEDLAEKLDSFKNKYSEFDLNDQGDIDMMGLKRMMEKLGVPKTHLEMKKMISEVTGGSSDTINYRDFVKMMLGKRSAVLKLVMIFEDKANGAGCKPDGPPPKRDIASLP; translated from the exons GTGGGAAAGCGTTTGGATTTCTAAAAGCACAACAAAGGGATAGACTGGAAGAAATCAACAAG gagtacctggaggacCAGAAGTACAGCGATGAGGAGGACCTGGCCGAGAAGCTGGACTCCTTTAAAA aCAAATACTCTGAATTTGATCTGAATGACCAGGGAGATATTG acatgATGGGGCTGAAGAGGATGATGGAGAAGCTTGGAGTGCCGAAGACTCACCTGGAGATGAAGAAGATGATCTCAGAGGTGACTGGGGGCAGCAGCGACACCATCAACTACAGGGACTTCGTCAAGATGATGCTGGGGAAGCGCTCGGCTGTTCTAAAGCT GGTGATGATCTTCGAGGACAAGGCCAACGGGGCCGGCTGTAAACCCGACGGCCCCCCGCCCAAGAGGGACATCGCCAGCCTGCCGTAG